The sequence GAGTGACCCCACAACAACCCCTGGCACTCCTACAGCCTCACTGCCCCCACTGATTTGCCCTGGAAGCAGTACAtatagggctagaacccaggagtcctggctccagccccctcatcTAAGCATAAGGGGATGGTGCCCCAACtcctgtattttctttgcttttgcaagTCAGGGGGCTGTTTACCTCATTTCAGGGAATTATTTTTCGTTAGTCTcctcttgggggcagaggaggtacCAAGGCTCTGGGGCCTGAGGCGTTTGCCCCGTGCTGCAGGATAGTCACTGTGGGCGTTAGTATCACTGGGCTTTGCATACTGCCCTGGGCCGGTCTCTCCTGGTCTGCGGAGCCAGGCTAATGTGaaacttccccagctgggatgctgtcaaggctgattccccacgctggcacttcgagtgcagaaggggggggggcgggcggagggtcctcaaggactctaaaaattaatactggccactccaggcttgtattaaactcccaaggttacagatccTCCTGGCCGtggattggtaaatgctgccacccctttgagagcccaggaaggcgcacttgggaattccttcctgtggggtacccccaaactcttccccccctgtctggggaagaactgaaaaaaggaaaataaattagctgctgccaccagctaactgaaaaacatgcacagacctcttaaaacacagaaatccaataatgttcttaaaaaaggatctcccagcagtacgccttctcactctcagctcctagtgcctcttgctcccagatcctcacacacaccaccacaaactgacgtgagctcctttttaaacccaggtgccctgattagcctgccttaattgagtctagcaggttcttcttaattgactccaggtgtcctaattagcctgcctgccttaaattggttcaagaaagttcctgcttgttctagtgcagcccctgctctggtcactcagagaacagaaaactattcatccaatggccagtatatttgccttctacaaggcttctgtaccccactggtctgggtctgtcacatatccctcccccctgctcaacaccaaggggttgggcagcttgggacgccagacagtgcacacgtgacaagccattggCATTGATGATGGCTCCCTGCtttgtgttgcacacggaactggaaaggttggagggataagaaccacctggtcaccctagtgttcttctccttgttccgttgcatccattgaagaggggcatggtcggtcacaaggacaaatctgcgcccgagcaggtagtagcgcaacgtttccatggcccattttacagcgaggcactctctctccaccacagcatatttttgttccctcggaaggagtttcctactgaggtagagaactggatgttcctcttccccaaccatctgtgatagaacggcccctaaccctacttccgatgcatccgtctgcaggataaattccttggtaaaatctggggctatcagtacggggttactgcagagggcagtctgtaggtctgtgaacgctctctctgctccgtcagaccatctcaccagatcaggtccgtgggctttcagtaggtctgtcagggggcttgcccttgtggcaaagtgggggctaaatcgtcggtaataccccaccacacctaggaatgcccggacttgtttcttgcgatgtggtcggggccaattttggatggcctctaacttgttcagttggggttttaccaaaccttttcccacaatgtagccaagatatttggcctccgtaaaccctacagcacacttaGCTGGGttagctgtaaggccagctcgcctgaaggtattgaggactgcctccaccttcgaggtgggtttcccagtctggggtatgaatgaccacatcgtccaggtaggcagcagcataatgattatgggggtgtagtagcttatccatgaggcgctgaaaggtagctggggtcccatgtagtccaaaagggaggacagtgcggctttagcctgttctggtttgacacatacacacacaccccaccccaacccgcctcaccccacaaaaagctgccattttgcaactgtcatgggccggcagcagctataatcaaacttgggacctctggagcttcacacgtgagcctctgctgtagggttctcaacctatttcccattgggggctgcatatgccgtgctctgcgttctgtgggctgtagctacacaagatgtaataccagggccgggatagatatacctggggggggggggggggtgaatgagccggtttctggccaagagtctggattgctctgagctgctgatcccggcaaggtcattgtgaatccctgcgctgagtgctgaaggtggcctgggaaaagcatgtgtggggagggggaggggtgtctatgttaatcccggctgaaataaatggccatgcccttgctagggcagcgcttacagtgcacccctcagcgacccggctccattttgaactctttttggccaggactgtggcccctggcgactctgcccactttaagcctggcctgagctgggcccacagaacagctgcagtgtcagcagcgtgtccccccctgggctgctgggctgcagtgcagggggcagcatgcctgacgtggggcacacagcagctctgtgccctgggcccctctcacctggcactcatctgaggggggcagagccctgccggaggctgcccagctgctgtctctgtgtgggtgagcgggcactgccctccggttggtggtagtgactgtggacggggtgagctgggacagagggggttgctccgagcagcactccccttgcagcggtgcagcgcggggagagaggaggcagctccttccccaccacagggagcgctccagccggccctgacccgcccgggacccgggagccaggacatcggagccgcaatctttgaatggtttttaccctgcagctgggtccccgctgtgtgctaatcgggccggctgcagagacggagacagtggccaggccaggggagaggtgaatggtgggcttcaccccatCTCCAGagatttgccccccccccccatgctgagcccctttgaacatccagccatgtcctgcggtgcctacctgggagctgagctcttctgaaaatctggcccagtagttgagccctctgaaaactctggccttagcgtctaagggtaacattttcaagagtggctaagtcacttaagtgcctaaatcccagtgacttctagtgggatttaggcacttgtgaaactctctcctggtctcatgtccagcggtttctgtcccctgcagggttccagtccagctctctcctgcttctgtctgcgctgtccatgatggcgctcctttgcgtagcccccatgcagggcaacggggccctggcccacaagaaggtcgagaggggtgagtagagaacccgtcggagagcttctatcatctgccatatccgagatcagggcatcgtgggcctgattctgctcctctcccccatgccggggtcacccctagatccacttatccactgaatgcaccttccagcccccccgtcAGCGCTGGGCCCCAAGgaacgctgagttctccgaagggatcgcaaggccggcctgcgctagtgaCCCCACTACTCCCaatgggccagccggggtgggggaggtgctgctcgactggctgtttgctttccacagcttcgttatccctttctccggtaacggctgccaagcccccagcagtgactgaagagcgctggtgccaaccgcagggcagcgtgtgggaaccaggcacccgccaaaattggctgggagttctacccttccatctcaccaactcctatactagggctagccccggctaacagctggggatctctcgctcatgcctagaagccttgcccccagagtccaggcagcagggagagccagttcctccttgtcaggggttttcattcccttctccccacacctccagcggctctgggagctgctcaggggcttgcccaggcaggccaggggccaaaccagctccagaggtggccctgagcccccggccccgcagagctcagcagctcctccccctcggctcagctatgggggtggggcacacagggggattgtctggggggtaggggagctgggggggctcaggctcgagggatgaccctggggaggggaggagcagtataagcacagtgctttcattctaccaggatagttcgggacaatttccgccccaaagacaagcccctcgataggatgtctggaattttcaaaggcaccacagggagttgggtgcctaaatcccactgaattccaatcacagtcaggtgtcaaactcccttaggctctttgaaaactcccatttaaattgtcactgatgggtttcataattgacattcgctgagatggatctgacagcgtctcccccaccctccccaaacgatttcttcagcagtacggactcacgaaggatacagagccttggtttacacttgattcatctcttcaaggtttcttcaaaaccagcagagcaagaaactattcttattttattttattggtaaaatgaaagtgtaagatctggagctggattctgtggccaggaatggccggggcggattctgtggctgtagtattgtgaaatacacaggacctgcctctaaaaacccagcctccagttaccccaggctgatttgattgAGCTAGCTAGCGCGCGCTctcgctctctccctcccctcccccccgcccccttaacctgatgttcgtggcatttcagggttccccaaagactgcagcaacatccccagggacagccccagcggagtccatgtcatccagccggcaggctctccccctcgagtggtgtggtgtgacatggacaccgaaggcaaaggctggacccttgtgcagagaaattcttacaacacagagatcacctggaaggagtcctggagcacctacaagtacggctttgggaacgtgcagcaggattactggctgggcaacgagtacctgtccctgctcacgcggcagaacatctacaaggtccgctttgtggtggaggacaaatccaacaacacccgctacgcagagtacgacatcttcagtgtcgaggatgagcccagcgggtacccgcggaggctgggcaggtactctggggacggcgaggactatctcaccacctaccactccggcctggggggcatacacgacaacatgaagttcagcacgactgacaaggatcaggaccaggccagtgggaattgcgcaagtagctatggaggctggtggtacgacaagtgtcagaacgtcctgttcaatgggaaaggctacatctactgggcagggttctgtaagagtggggagtgcaggtcttccctcatcctggttaagccaacagacgtgtgctgggtccggcaggaggagcccatcctccttgggagccggcgccgctgagaaggggagacaatattagatcagacacggcgcgccagcccccacctaatcagtgcagtccctgcaatgcctctactctgctcactcccttcctgttggcttctgcatggtaaatcccctggaatgCATTCGAATGACACAAAAAgcgtgattggtgtgtataactggacccccgcttccactctgcctctctggaagccatgtcactcactacgactttagacccacatttacctctgcttctcccagccctgccactgcccctcggcattagtgatcaatgaatcatgacactggatttctagcaactgtcattgagcatttaaatgggggatgactcaaagccaggactttacatctgaattctgcatgtattagcagtggtgagtttaggttcaaaaacctgccctctgtttttaataaatatggttattacatgagaaaacattgcaacagtaattagttgctgataaaccactgagattagatagacgtgcaacgaaaccacacaataaagatattggtgtccctcttcaacccaaggggctagtcaaagtttggggccctggggatgttccagtggggagcagaaattggcaatggagtctggtaattgtttgatgtcttgtttattgacaaggaacatacagagtcctgcttctccaaacacagcaggaaccaacagcagggattagcctccctgctctcagctccaagcctctttagccagcacctggcccaaaagctctctatgctcctcccaagatcacaccatgctcacaggctctgctcggctttcctgctctgcctccgtgtcctggctgcactgcccggcttgtCTCGGTCTGTAGTaggtccggggtggggctcgtcccttcctggggcgcctgaaagtcagaccgccccgctacaaagcgaataacagttagggccccgacctttgggtaggggctaagcacacaattgacagtttagggctcaggcccctatgcagggactgagcacacaattagcagttcagagctcaggcccttatgctagggttaccatatttcagcaagaaaaaaagaggacgggaggagccccgccctagccccacccctgcccctcccacttcccgccccccccagaacccccaaccctccccccgttccttgtcccctgactgccccctcctgggacccctgcccctaactgccccccaggactccactccctatctaagcctccctgtctcttgtcccctgactgccccaacccttatccacacccccacccccagacagacccctgggactcccatgccccatccaaccactccccaccccctgacagccccccccccagaactcccaacccatctaaacccctctgctccctgtcccctgactgctccgatccatctccccacccctgccacctgacagcccccccccagaactcccaaacactccccccctgctccttgtcccctgactgccccctcctgggacccctgctcctaactgccctccagaaccccaccccctacctaagactccctgttccttgtcccctaactgccccctcctaagaccccccccaactgccccccaggaccctaccccctacctgtaccctgactgcccaaaactttctccactccccccaaaaagcccccccccgtttcttgactgccacctccagaaccttcctgccccctgacctccttaccctgctgctcagaacagagtgttgggctctgtgcagccgagccggacacgtggctgagctccccagcacaacaaaacccggtccctggccctgcacaacaaaacccggtctggccctgcacagtgctgctggactgggctgcaagggagctgctggctcagaatgcagggcggatccggctcctctacagctgctcctgagtccagcccgggacttccctgcagccctcccagctggggaaatcccggacattgtgagtgctttacaaattccccccggacgctatttttagcacacaaaaggaggacatgtccggggaaatccggacgaatggtaaccctacttatgcagggactgagcacacaattagcagttcagagctcaggcccttatgcagggactgagcacacaattagcagttcagagctcaggcccttatgcagggactgagcacacaattaacagctccggccctgggtcagggtggggcaacacaccaatagtcagtcagtggcccaggccttgtagcaggggctgggtcagtttgggttagcccaggccctaggtcagggcggggcagccaacagatagtctgtcaggggcccaggccccttggacaaggaggaggaggagagactgccacgcagcacggggtggcagggaggaacACAGNNNNNNNNNNNNNNNNNNNNNNNNNNNNNNNNNNNNNNNNNNNNNNNNNNNNNNNNNNNNNNNNNNNNNNNNNNNNNNNNNNNNNNNNNNNNNNNNNNNNNNNNNNNNNNNNNNNNNNNNNNNNNNNNNNNNNNNNNNNNNNNNNNNNNNNNNNNNNNNNNNNNNNNNNNNNNNNNNNNNNNNNNNNNNNNNNNNNNNNNNNNNNNNNNNNNNNNNNNNNNNNNNNNNNNNNNNNNNNNNNNNNNNNNNNNNNNNNNNNNNNNNNNNNNNNNNNNNNNNNNNNNNNNNNNNNNNNNNNNNNNNNNNNNNNNNNNNNNNNNNNNNNNNNNNNNNNNNNNNNNNNNNNNNNNNNNNNNNNNNNNNNNNNNNNNNNNNNNNNNNNNNNNNNNNNNNNNNNNNNNNNNNNNNNNNNNNNNNNNNNNNNNNNNNNNNNNNNNNNNNNNNNNNNNNNNNNNNNNNNNNNNNNNNNNNNNNNNNNNNNNNNNNNNNNNNNNNNNNNNaccagagagcccaaaggatggcccaggtcaccg comes from Chrysemys picta bellii isolate R12L10 unplaced genomic scaffold, ASM1138683v2 scaf15, whole genome shotgun sequence and encodes:
- the LOC135977702 gene encoding fibrinogen-like protein 1-like protein, translating into MKGFQSSSLLLLSALSMMALLCVAPMQGNGALAHKKVERGFPKDCSNIPRDSPSGVHVIQPAGSPPRVVWCDMDTEGKGWTLVQRNSYNTEITWKESWSTYKYGFGNVQQDYWLGNEYLSLLTRQNIYKVRFVVEDKSNNTRYAEYDIFSVEDEPSGYPRRLGRYSGDGEDYLTTYHSGLGGIHDNMKFSTTDKDQDQASGNCASSYGGWWYDKCQNVLFNGKGYIYWAGFCKSGECRSSLILVKPTDVCWVRQEEPILLGSRRR